Proteins encoded within one genomic window of Streptomyces profundus:
- a CDS encoding diacylglycerol kinase family protein, producing the protein MLIVIDPTARRVDGESVRIAKDVLCAGAGDAAKVCVLDQPGSMPRALARRNGRQVVVVGDDRTLLRAVRLLHGEGALGAHPLGVVPVGGSVSLAHALGVPTDAVAASRAVLAGHTRRLDVLTDDAGGVVLGGLGIPAPGGQGPASAWWRAVPFPRQRARPSQRLRVEADGRLLADLDRPVAEVSVLPANGLADVVVRAGRKDSLVRARATSITVSGAGFSYRANAVDLGPTHTRTWTVRPNALRLTVPHT; encoded by the coding sequence GTGCTCATCGTCATCGACCCGACGGCCAGGCGCGTGGACGGGGAATCGGTGCGCATCGCCAAGGATGTGCTGTGCGCGGGGGCCGGCGACGCGGCCAAGGTCTGCGTCCTCGACCAGCCGGGATCCATGCCGCGCGCGCTGGCCCGCAGGAACGGACGCCAGGTCGTGGTCGTCGGCGACGACCGCACCCTGTTGCGCGCGGTGCGCCTGCTGCACGGCGAAGGCGCCCTGGGCGCCCATCCGTTGGGGGTGGTCCCGGTCGGCGGCTCGGTCTCCCTGGCGCACGCCCTCGGCGTGCCGACGGACGCGGTCGCGGCCTCCCGCGCGGTGCTGGCCGGCCACACCCGCCGCCTCGACGTGCTGACCGACGACGCCGGCGGCGTGGTCCTCGGCGGCCTCGGCATCCCGGCCCCCGGCGGCCAGGGCCCGGCCAGCGCCTGGTGGCGCGCGGTGCCGTTCCCCCGCCAGCGCGCCCGCCCCAGCCAGCGGCTCCGCGTGGAGGCCGACGGCCGGCTGCTGGCCGATCTGGACCGGCCGGTCGCCGAGGTCTCCGTGCTGCCGGCGAACGGGCTGGCCGATGTGGTCGTCCGGGCCGGCCGCAAGGACAGCCTGGTCCGCGCCCGAGCCACGTCGATCACCGTCTCGGGGGCCGGCTTCAGCTACCGCGCCAACGCGGTGGACCTCGGCCCCACCCACACCCGCACCTGGACCGTCCGCCCGAACGCCCTCCGCCTCACCGTCCCCCACACCTGA
- a CDS encoding GbsR/MarR family transcriptional regulator: MTMERSAGHEKPAGGGPAGEETEGADPEYTKGVASFVERFAADLNAAGLQRMPSRVFACLLASEDGALSSAQLAQRLRISPAAVSGAVRYLSQVHLISRERLPGSRREQYRVDQDVWYRSLTNRDQMYRRWEQTLQCGIDAVGPSTMAAERLAETSAFMAFLEEQMARLLDGWHAHRAVSGRPLETDLPRRRGDATT, translated from the coding sequence ATGACCATGGAACGGAGTGCGGGGCACGAGAAGCCCGCGGGCGGGGGACCCGCTGGCGAGGAAACCGAGGGGGCCGATCCGGAGTACACGAAGGGCGTGGCCTCCTTCGTCGAGCGCTTCGCCGCCGACCTCAACGCGGCGGGGCTCCAACGGATGCCGTCCCGGGTCTTCGCCTGCCTGCTGGCCTCCGAGGACGGAGCGCTCAGCTCGGCGCAGCTGGCCCAGCGGCTGCGGATCTCGCCGGCCGCCGTCTCCGGCGCGGTGCGCTACCTCAGCCAGGTCCACCTGATCAGCAGGGAACGCCTCCCCGGCTCCCGCCGCGAGCAGTACCGGGTGGATCAGGACGTCTGGTATCGCAGCCTCACCAACCGCGACCAGATGTACCGCCGCTGGGAGCAGACCCTGCAATGCGGGATCGATGCCGTCGGCCCCAGCACCATGGCCGCCGAACGGCTCGCCGAGACCTCCGCGTTCATGGCGTTCCTCGAAGAGCAGATGGCCCGGCTGCTCGACGGCTGGCACGCCCACCGCGCCGTCTCCGGACGCCCGCTCGAAACCGACCTGCCGCGCCGGCGAGGCGACGCCACGACGTAG
- a CDS encoding ABC transporter ATP-binding protein: MKSSSNAIEIVDLVKTFGRTRALDGLGLTVRTGEVHGFLGPNGAGKSTTIRVLLGLLRADSGAVRLLGGDPWAQAVPLHRRLAYVPGDVELWPNLTGGEAIDLLARLRGGLDPERRALLLDRFELDPTKKGRTYSKGNRQKVALVAALASRAELLLLDEPTAGLDPLMEVVFQELIGEAKENGQTVLLSSHIMAQVEKLCDRVSIVRQGRVVQSGSLDDLRHLTRTSVEAVTSRPVTGLAELPGVHDLRTEDGPGDGATDGNRIRFSVDGPQLDQVFSRLAEFGVRALVSHPPTLEELMLRHYGDRGRDENENENARTAADR; encoded by the coding sequence ATGAAGTCCTCATCCAACGCGATCGAGATCGTCGATCTGGTCAAGACCTTCGGCCGCACCAGGGCTCTGGACGGTCTCGGCCTCACCGTGCGCACGGGCGAGGTTCACGGCTTCCTTGGGCCGAACGGGGCCGGGAAGTCCACGACCATCCGTGTACTGCTCGGCCTGCTACGTGCCGACTCCGGCGCCGTGCGGCTCCTGGGTGGCGACCCCTGGGCCCAGGCGGTGCCGCTTCATCGGCGGTTGGCCTACGTTCCGGGCGACGTCGAACTCTGGCCGAACCTCACGGGCGGCGAGGCGATCGACCTGCTCGCCCGGCTGCGCGGGGGCCTTGACCCGGAACGCCGCGCCCTGCTGCTGGACCGCTTCGAGCTGGATCCGACCAAGAAGGGCCGCACCTACTCCAAGGGCAACCGGCAGAAGGTCGCGCTGGTCGCCGCCCTCGCCTCGCGCGCCGAACTCCTGCTGCTGGACGAGCCGACGGCCGGCCTCGACCCGCTGATGGAGGTCGTCTTCCAGGAGTTGATCGGCGAGGCCAAGGAGAACGGGCAGACGGTGCTGCTCTCCAGCCACATCATGGCCCAGGTGGAGAAGCTCTGCGATCGGGTCTCCATCGTCAGACAGGGCCGGGTGGTGCAGTCCGGCAGCCTGGATGACCTGCGGCATCTCACCCGCACCAGCGTGGAGGCGGTCACCAGCCGGCCGGTCACCGGCCTGGCCGAGCTGCCGGGGGTGCACGATCTGCGCACCGAGGACGGTCCGGGCGACGGGGCGACGGACGGCAACCGGATCCGTTTCTCCGTCGACGGGCCACAGCTGGACCAGGTCTTCAGCCGACTGGCCGAGTTCGGCGTCCGCGCGCTGGTCAGCCATCCGCCGACGCTGGAGGAGCTGATGCTCCGGCACTACGGCGACCGTGGCCGGGACGAGAACGAGAACGAGAACGCGCGTACGGCGGCCGACCGATGA
- a CDS encoding ABC transporter permease: MTATAAPESPPAGGPLVGTGTLVRFALRRDRVRLPVWLALLTLTPALSVASFQSTYPEPADREAAAETMRSPAGLAMTGPERYLDQGYDLGAMTSHQLIGIFALAVGLMTVLTVVRHTRVEEESGRAELVRSGVLGRHAQLASALLVAGAASLLLGALLAGLFAAMGGSDGLTTEGALLYGAVTAAIGLVFTAVAGVTAQITAFSRGASGLGFAVIAAAFALRSVGDVGPAALSWMSPIGWAQRAYPYLDNRWWPLLLHLALTAVLCALAFWLSTMRDLNAGLRPPPPGPPDAHPSLAHPVGLATRLARGTLIAFGAGGLLFGVMLGSILSDAEQMLDEIDTLAKEFLLDGASATEVFASVALGILAIVAAAAAVATLVRPRAEETEGRAEPLLASGLSRTAWAGGQLAVALGGATLVLLASGLGIGAAGAASTGDASLLPELTAASLAYAPAVWFTGSCALALFGWFPRAVAAAWALPGYAMAVTFLGEMIDLPDVLRDLSPLGHVPSVPVAALDWVPLLVLTGLAAGLSWLGMLGLRRRDLDLT, from the coding sequence ATGACCGCGACCGCCGCCCCCGAAAGCCCCCCGGCCGGCGGGCCGCTGGTCGGCACCGGCACCCTGGTCCGCTTCGCGCTGCGCCGCGACCGGGTGCGGCTGCCCGTCTGGCTGGCCCTGCTGACGCTGACCCCGGCGCTCAGCGTCGCCAGCTTCCAGAGCACCTACCCGGAGCCCGCCGACCGGGAGGCCGCGGCCGAGACCATGCGGTCCCCGGCCGGGCTCGCCATGACCGGGCCCGAGCGCTATCTGGACCAGGGCTACGACCTGGGCGCCATGACCTCGCACCAGCTGATCGGCATCTTCGCCCTCGCCGTCGGGCTGATGACCGTCCTCACGGTGGTCCGTCACACCCGGGTCGAGGAGGAGAGCGGACGCGCCGAGCTGGTGCGCTCCGGGGTGTTGGGCCGGCACGCCCAACTGGCCTCCGCGCTGCTGGTGGCTGGCGCGGCCTCGCTGCTGCTCGGCGCACTGCTCGCCGGCCTGTTCGCCGCCATGGGCGGCTCGGACGGGCTCACCACGGAGGGCGCGCTGCTCTACGGCGCGGTGACGGCCGCCATCGGCCTGGTGTTCACCGCGGTGGCCGGGGTGACCGCGCAGATCACCGCGTTCTCCCGAGGGGCGAGCGGCCTCGGCTTCGCGGTGATCGCCGCCGCCTTCGCGCTGCGCTCGGTGGGCGACGTGGGACCGGCCGCGCTCTCCTGGATGTCGCCGATCGGCTGGGCGCAGCGCGCCTACCCGTATCTGGACAACCGCTGGTGGCCGCTGCTGCTCCATCTCGCGCTGACCGCCGTGCTCTGCGCGCTCGCGTTCTGGCTGAGCACCATGCGGGACCTCAACGCGGGGCTGCGCCCACCGCCTCCCGGGCCCCCCGACGCGCACCCGTCGTTGGCCCATCCGGTGGGCCTGGCGACCCGGCTGGCCAGGGGCACCCTGATCGCCTTCGGCGCCGGCGGGCTGCTGTTCGGCGTGATGCTGGGGTCGATCCTCTCCGACGCCGAGCAGATGCTGGACGAGATCGACACGCTGGCCAAGGAGTTCCTGCTGGACGGGGCCTCGGCCACCGAGGTGTTCGCCTCCGTGGCGCTCGGCATCCTGGCGATCGTCGCCGCCGCCGCCGCGGTGGCCACCCTGGTGCGGCCCCGCGCCGAGGAGACCGAGGGGCGGGCCGAGCCGCTGCTGGCCAGCGGGCTCTCCCGAACGGCGTGGGCCGGTGGCCAGTTGGCCGTCGCGCTGGGCGGCGCCACGCTGGTGCTGCTGGCCTCAGGGCTCGGCATCGGCGCGGCCGGCGCCGCCTCGACGGGCGACGCGTCGCTGTTGCCCGAGCTGACGGCCGCCTCGCTGGCCTACGCCCCCGCGGTGTGGTTCACCGGGAGCTGCGCGCTGGCGCTCTTCGGCTGGTTCCCCCGGGCGGTCGCAGCCGCCTGGGCGCTGCCCGGCTACGCCATGGCGGTCACGTTCCTGGGCGAGATGATCGATCTGCCCGACGTGCTCCGCGACCTCTCGCCGCTCGGCCATGTGCCGAGCGTGCCGGTCGCCGCGCTGGACTGGGTGCCGCTGCTGGTGCTCACCGGCCTTGCGGCCGGGCTGAGTTGGCTCGGCATGCTGGGCCTGCGCCGCCGGGACCTCGACCTCACCTGA
- a CDS encoding class F sortase — MTRRAHHWYRLAAAWSAAAGRRLAGRAGRVGGAATGLVKGRARPATLRQARVAVATAVRGAAGPPPAPPGARTRQQRLALRSRRLETTIATTLVVLGLLIGVFAPRGGGQGDGATAVREARSSSDIAEGVSRPEAVDAPGTGPDAAVLGEYGYEELAAPLERAAPIRVRIPYLATDVEVFGADLAPDGGPPSPSEEDAMRAAWYAGGVSPGERGAAILVGHLDTYEGPAAFAGLGMLQPGETIEIDRADGSIAVFTVDSVEQYPKADFPDQRVYGSVTSPQLRLITCGGRWAEDGGYDSNIVAYARLTETVSADYLGEPLPEFDENGA, encoded by the coding sequence GTGACCCGGCGCGCCCACCACTGGTACCGGCTCGCCGCCGCGTGGTCGGCGGCGGCCGGCCGGCGGCTGGCGGGCCGGGCCGGCCGGGTGGGTGGGGCGGCGACGGGGCTGGTCAAGGGCCGGGCGCGGCCGGCGACGCTCCGTCAGGCCAGGGTCGCGGTGGCCACGGCGGTGCGCGGCGCCGCCGGGCCGCCGCCCGCGCCCCCTGGCGCGCGCACCCGACAGCAGCGGCTGGCGCTGCGCAGCCGGCGGCTGGAGACGACCATCGCCACCACGTTGGTCGTGCTCGGGCTGCTGATCGGGGTGTTCGCGCCGCGTGGCGGCGGCCAGGGCGACGGCGCCACGGCCGTGCGGGAGGCACGCTCCTCCAGCGATATCGCCGAGGGCGTGTCCCGCCCCGAGGCGGTGGACGCCCCCGGCACCGGCCCGGACGCCGCCGTCCTGGGCGAGTACGGCTACGAGGAGCTGGCGGCGCCGCTGGAGCGCGCGGCGCCGATCCGGGTCCGGATTCCGTATCTGGCCACCGATGTCGAGGTGTTCGGCGCCGATCTGGCGCCGGACGGCGGCCCGCCGTCGCCGTCGGAGGAGGACGCCATGCGGGCCGCCTGGTACGCGGGCGGCGTCTCCCCTGGCGAGCGCGGCGCGGCCATCCTCGTCGGCCATCTGGACACCTACGAAGGCCCGGCGGCCTTCGCGGGGCTCGGCATGCTCCAGCCGGGCGAGACCATCGAGATCGACCGGGCGGACGGCTCCATCGCCGTCTTCACGGTGGACTCGGTGGAGCAGTACCCCAAGGCCGACTTCCCCGACCAACGGGTCTACGGCTCCGTCACCTCCCCCCAACTGCGCCTGATCACCTGCGGCGGACGCTGGGCGGAGGACGGCGGCTACGACTCCAACATCGTCGCCTACGCCCGACTCACCGAGACGGTCTCGGCCGACTACCTCGGCGAGCCGCTGCCGGAGTTCGACGAGAACGGGGCCTAG
- the kynU gene encoding kynureninase: MAREPTGVTPQDPSGPHALAALVARARALDAADPLRAVRDRFVLDDDVVYLDGNSLGALPRAVPGRVAEVIAEEWGRLRIRGWTEAGWDTAPERIGDRLGPLLGAAPGQLVVGDSTSVNLFKVLVGAVRLAAPERDEILLDGSTFPTDRYVAASAARMTGRVLRVLPPAEIAGAAGPRTAAALVNHVDYRTGALADLPGITAAVREVGGLSVWDLCHSAGALPVELDRNGVDFAVGCGYKYLNGGPGAPAFCYLRAERLDRFDSPLPGWWSHRDPFAMADEHLPHPTVRRARVGTPDVLSMLAFEAALDVWDGVEIAAVRAKSLALTDFFLTCVGALVPEGALSSLTPVEHARRGSQIALRHVEARRLTAALADRGVVGDFRPPDVLRLGFTPLYTGFAEVARAAAALAEEVAR; the protein is encoded by the coding sequence ATGGCAAGGGAGCCCACCGGCGTGACCCCCCAGGACCCCTCGGGACCCCACGCGCTCGCCGCGCTCGTCGCGCGCGCCCGCGCGCTGGACGCGGCCGATCCGCTCCGCGCGGTGCGGGACCGGTTCGTGCTCGACGACGATGTGGTCTATCTGGACGGGAACTCGCTGGGCGCGCTGCCCCGCGCGGTGCCGGGGCGGGTGGCCGAGGTCATCGCCGAGGAGTGGGGCCGGCTGCGGATCAGGGGCTGGACGGAGGCCGGTTGGGACACCGCGCCCGAGCGGATCGGGGACCGTCTGGGGCCGCTGCTCGGCGCCGCCCCCGGACAGCTGGTGGTGGGCGACTCCACCAGCGTCAACCTGTTCAAGGTGCTGGTGGGCGCGGTCCGGCTGGCGGCGCCGGAGCGCGACGAGATCCTTCTCGACGGCTCGACGTTCCCCACCGACCGCTATGTCGCGGCCTCCGCCGCCCGGATGACCGGGCGCGTCCTCCGGGTGCTGCCGCCCGCCGAGATCGCCGGCGCGGCCGGGCCCAGGACCGCCGCCGCGCTGGTCAACCATGTGGACTACCGCACGGGGGCACTGGCCGACCTGCCGGGGATCACCGCCGCCGTGCGGGAGGTGGGCGGCCTCAGCGTCTGGGATCTCTGCCACAGCGCCGGGGCGCTGCCCGTGGAACTCGACCGGAACGGCGTGGACTTCGCGGTCGGCTGCGGCTACAAGTACCTCAACGGCGGCCCGGGGGCGCCCGCGTTCTGCTATCTGCGGGCCGAGCGTCTCGACCGGTTCGACTCGCCGCTGCCCGGCTGGTGGTCGCACCGCGACCCGTTCGCGATGGCGGACGAGCACCTGCCGCATCCGACGGTGCGGCGGGCCCGCGTCGGCACGCCCGACGTGCTGTCGATGCTGGCGTTCGAGGCGGCGCTCGACGTCTGGGACGGCGTGGAGATCGCGGCGGTGCGCGCCAAGAGCCTGGCGCTGACGGACTTCTTCCTCACCTGTGTCGGCGCCCTGGTGCCCGAGGGGGCCCTGTCCTCGCTGACCCCGGTGGAACACGCCAGGCGCGGCAGCCAGATCGCCCTCCGCCACGTGGAGGCGCGGCGGTTGACGGCCGCGCTGGCGGACCGTGGGGTGGTCGGCGACTTCCGGCCGCCCGATGTGCTGCGTCTCGGCTTCACCCCGCTCTACACCGGCTTCGCCGAGGTGGCGCGCGCCGCCGCCGCGCTGGCCGAAGAGGTCGCGCGGTGA
- a CDS encoding DUF3151 domain-containing protein, protein MVTHENLLGGPPPTHLPDDPEPRELLASGTSPAEVAAKYPASSLAWAQLADDAFGDGRVVESYAYARTGYHRGLDALRRSGWKGHGPIPFEHEPNRGFLRALHALARAAGAIGEQEEYERCSQFLRDSSPTAADTLS, encoded by the coding sequence ATGGTCACGCACGAGAACCTCCTCGGGGGTCCGCCCCCCACCCACCTTCCCGACGACCCGGAGCCGCGCGAACTGCTGGCCTCGGGCACCTCGCCGGCCGAGGTGGCGGCCAAGTACCCCGCCTCCTCGCTCGCCTGGGCGCAACTGGCGGACGACGCGTTCGGCGACGGCCGCGTCGTCGAGTCCTACGCCTACGCGCGCACCGGCTACCACCGTGGCCTGGACGCGCTGCGCCGTAGCGGCTGGAAGGGGCACGGCCCGATCCCGTTCGAGCACGAGCCCAACCGGGGCTTCCTGCGGGCGCTGCACGCGCTCGCCCGGGCCGCCGGCGCCATCGGCGAGCAGGAGGAGTACGAGCGCTGCTCGCAGTTCCTCAGGGACAGCTCGCCGACCGCCGCCGACACGCTCTCCTGA
- the fbaA gene encoding class II fructose-bisphosphate aldolase, with amino-acid sequence MPIATPEVYNEMLDRAKAGKFAYPAINVTSTQTLHAALRGFAEAESDGIVQISTGGAEFLGGQYNKDMVTGARALAEFAHVVAEKYPVNVALHTDHCPKGKLDGYVRPLLAISQERVDRGLNPLFQSHMWDGSAETLKDNLDIAAELLALAAAAKIILEVEITPTGGEEDGVSHEINDELYTTVDDALRTAEALGLGERGRYLLAASFGNVHGVYKPGNVVLRPELLKDLQQGVAEVSGKQDPFDFVFHGGSGSTEEEIATALENGVVKMNLDTDTQYAFTRPIVDHAFRNYDGVLKVDGEVGDKKVYDPRSWGKLAEAGMAERVTLACTHLRSAGTRLK; translated from the coding sequence ATGCCCATCGCGACCCCTGAGGTCTACAACGAGATGCTCGACCGGGCGAAGGCGGGCAAGTTCGCCTACCCGGCCATCAACGTCACCTCGACGCAGACCCTGCACGCCGCCCTGCGCGGCTTCGCCGAGGCGGAGAGCGACGGCATCGTCCAGATCTCCACCGGTGGCGCCGAGTTCCTCGGCGGCCAGTACAACAAGGACATGGTCACCGGCGCCCGCGCGCTCGCCGAGTTCGCGCATGTGGTGGCCGAGAAGTACCCGGTCAACGTGGCGCTGCACACCGACCACTGTCCCAAGGGCAAGCTGGACGGCTATGTCCGTCCGCTGCTGGCGATCTCCCAGGAGCGGGTGGACCGGGGCCTGAACCCGCTCTTCCAGTCGCATATGTGGGACGGCTCCGCCGAGACCCTCAAGGACAACCTGGACATCGCCGCCGAGCTGCTGGCCCTGGCCGCCGCCGCCAAGATCATCCTGGAGGTGGAGATCACCCCCACCGGCGGTGAGGAGGACGGCGTCTCGCACGAGATCAACGACGAGCTGTACACCACCGTCGACGACGCGCTGCGGACCGCCGAGGCGCTGGGCCTGGGGGAGCGGGGCCGCTATCTGCTGGCCGCGTCCTTCGGCAATGTGCACGGCGTCTACAAGCCGGGCAATGTGGTGCTCCGCCCCGAGCTGCTCAAGGACCTCCAGCAGGGCGTGGCCGAGGTCAGCGGCAAGCAGGACCCGTTCGACTTCGTGTTCCACGGCGGCTCGGGTTCGACGGAGGAGGAGATCGCCACCGCGCTGGAGAACGGCGTGGTGAAGATGAACCTCGACACCGACACCCAGTACGCCTTCACCCGGCCGATCGTCGACCACGCGTTCCGCAACTACGACGGTGTGCTCAAGGTGGACGGCGAGGTCGGCGACAAGAAGGTCTACGACCCGCGCAGCTGGGGCAAGTTGGCCGAGGCCGGCATGGCGGAGCGGGTCACCCTGGCCTGCACCCACCTCCGTTCCGCCGGCACCAGGCTGAAGTAG
- the pyrE gene encoding orotate phosphoribosyltransferase has translation MSARAQLLQQIKNKAVVHGKVILSSGQETDRYLDLRRVALDGEAAPLVGEAMLDLTGDLDYEAVGGLTMGADPVAAAMLHAAAARGERLDAFVVRKVGKAHGLQRRIEGPDVAGRRVLALEDTSTTGNSVLTAVEALREAGAEVVAVAVIVERGAAPAVEAAGLPYYSVFTLGDLDLG, from the coding sequence ATGAGCGCGCGTGCACAACTGCTCCAGCAGATCAAGAACAAGGCCGTGGTCCACGGCAAGGTGATCCTCTCCTCGGGGCAGGAGACCGACCGCTACCTGGACCTGCGTCGGGTCGCCCTGGACGGCGAGGCCGCCCCGCTGGTCGGCGAGGCGATGCTGGATCTCACCGGCGACCTCGACTACGAGGCGGTGGGCGGGCTCACCATGGGTGCCGACCCGGTGGCCGCGGCCATGCTGCACGCGGCGGCGGCCAGGGGCGAGCGGCTGGACGCCTTCGTGGTGCGCAAGGTGGGCAAGGCGCATGGCCTCCAGCGGCGGATCGAGGGCCCCGATGTGGCCGGCCGGCGGGTGCTCGCCCTGGAGGACACCTCGACCACCGGCAACTCGGTGCTGACCGCCGTGGAGGCGTTGCGCGAGGCGGGCGCCGAGGTGGTGGCCGTGGCGGTGATCGTGGAGCGCGGCGCGGCTCCCGCCGTCGAGGCGGCCGGACTGCCCTACTACTCCGTCTTCACTCTCGGAGACCTGGACCTGGGCTGA
- a CDS encoding aldose 1-epimerase, producing the protein MTIDDTERGIRLRAGDAELTVRPDQGARISSLTVAGLELLRQGERYGSFVMAPWCGRTRQGRFRDGGTDHQLPVNAGAHAIHGTVRGRPWRTVRADERSVALVCELTDPWPYAGMVSQLVELAEDGSGVTLTLGVETADNSFPAQVGWHPWFLRQLTPGGREVEIDFTPAWQEERGDDHLPTGHRVAPKPGPWDDCFGMPDGVDVTLSWPDQLELTVGSRAEWVVVYDELPEAVCVEPQSGPPNGLNSHPRLVTRLEPLEVSTRWDWRLA; encoded by the coding sequence GTGACCATCGATGACACCGAACGTGGGATTCGACTGCGTGCCGGCGACGCCGAGTTGACCGTGCGCCCCGACCAGGGGGCCCGGATCTCCTCGCTGACCGTCGCCGGCCTTGAGCTGCTGCGCCAGGGCGAGCGCTATGGCTCCTTTGTGATGGCCCCCTGGTGCGGTCGGACCCGACAGGGCCGGTTCCGCGACGGCGGCACGGACCACCAGCTGCCGGTCAACGCCGGCGCGCACGCCATCCATGGCACCGTCAGGGGCCGCCCCTGGCGGACCGTGCGGGCGGACGAGCGTTCCGTCGCCCTGGTCTGCGAGCTGACCGATCCCTGGCCCTATGCCGGGATGGTCAGCCAGCTGGTGGAGCTGGCCGAGGACGGCAGCGGGGTCACCCTCACGCTGGGCGTCGAGACGGCCGACAACTCCTTCCCGGCGCAGGTCGGTTGGCATCCCTGGTTCCTGCGCCAGCTCACCCCGGGGGGCCGCGAGGTGGAGATCGACTTCACCCCGGCCTGGCAGGAGGAGCGGGGTGACGACCATCTGCCCACCGGCCATCGCGTCGCGCCCAAGCCGGGGCCCTGGGACGACTGCTTCGGGATGCCGGACGGGGTCGACGTCACCCTGAGCTGGCCCGACCAGCTGGAGTTGACGGTGGGCAGCCGGGCCGAGTGGGTGGTCGTCTACGACGAACTGCCGGAGGCCGTCTGTGTGGAACCGCAGTCGGGCCCGCCCAACGGGCTGAACAGCCACCCCCGTCTTGTCACCCGGCTGGAGCCGCTGGAGGTCTCCACCCGGTGGGACTGGCGGCTGGCATAG